The Gilliamella apicola genome window below encodes:
- a CDS encoding type VI secretion system Vgr family protein: MKYIEDNMDKGLTNLISQLGNDLSRGLKNGLVNRAGHNRYTLNMDGLPAEVSILQVEGNEQLNQPWHYTITFTSSNKHLLVESFLNQNARLSFNSTNSNHLSDIATKGLDALNSLTSANPLQALKQSEPLKQLDKFTQSNPLDSLNSLTQLNPLNSLNSLLSQGGSRTLYGVITQFSQLSVSNDEARYQVVLSSQLAKLALSHNCAIFQNQSVISVVEEVLRGHGYTGIDYRLALKEQYPEREFITQWQESDLEFIQRLLADVGVYFRFETHGEHNCDVMVISDYEQGYQQVADIVYKQPSGTLDNGVESVWDMTLHSQMVESSVQVQDYNYRDAQANLLGEVNSQLKDNTTYGTDYRYDEHYKGLNSNGSHANNNDINNYNSNNDDDIDSDINNHDDDDENSGDIDTDDSQGSNGNNNDNSRDNNSDISTNSGNTGNGVESGEWYARIRHEHAISRQILIRGKSNQANLAPGQHIRIKGSMIAGIDEGIMILTVQGQGNRSDAYELTFTAIPYQPLKPYRPEPIPFPTIDGTLPARVTSPDNDTYGYIDTQGRYRVKFNFDLKEWRNGEESLWLRLAKPYAGSTYGFHFPLIDGTEVAVAFTNGNPDRPYIAHAMHDSQHPDHVTTINKHRNVIRTPANNKLRMDDKRGQEHIKLATEYGKTQLNIGHLVDQNKTQRGEGFELRTDEWGAIAANKGLYLTSQTEPKAQGKQLDMQAAITQLENALSIAKALQNAATASEAHGADTDSQEQLKTTLTQLAQSGILAYAQEGIALTSPENIQLSTSNSVSVTSENQTDINALKNITVSSGESIGLFAHKSGMKVFANQGDIEVQAQNANLNMAAKQDIKIDSVDGELTVTASEELTLMCGGSYIKISSAGIELGTNNNVYLKCNAMNKMGPATQNRTITLKSSELNVKHCAETD; this comes from the coding sequence ATGAAATATATCGAGGATAACATGGATAAAGGATTAACCAATCTGATTAGTCAGTTGGGGAATGATTTAAGTCGTGGTTTAAAGAATGGGTTGGTTAATAGAGCAGGTCATAATCGTTACACATTAAATATGGACGGGTTGCCTGCTGAGGTTTCAATCTTACAGGTTGAGGGTAATGAGCAACTTAACCAGCCTTGGCATTACACTATTACTTTTACTAGCTCGAATAAACATCTTCTTGTTGAGTCATTTCTTAATCAAAATGCCCGTTTGAGTTTTAACTCGACTAATTCTAACCATTTAAGTGATATTGCAACGAAAGGACTTGATGCGCTCAATTCTTTAACCTCCGCCAATCCTTTACAAGCATTAAAACAGTCCGAGCCATTAAAACAGTTAGATAAGTTTACACAATCCAATCCACTTGATTCACTTAACTCTTTAACGCAACTCAATCCACTTAATTCCTTAAACTCATTATTATCTCAAGGTGGCTCCCGTACTCTTTATGGTGTGATAACCCAGTTCAGTCAATTATCAGTAAGTAATGACGAAGCCCGTTATCAGGTGGTTTTGTCCTCGCAATTAGCCAAACTGGCATTAAGTCATAACTGTGCTATTTTTCAAAATCAGAGCGTTATTAGTGTGGTTGAAGAGGTCTTGCGCGGTCATGGTTATACAGGGATTGATTATCGTTTAGCACTTAAAGAGCAATACCCAGAGCGTGAATTTATCACCCAGTGGCAAGAGAGTGACCTTGAGTTTATTCAAAGACTGCTTGCTGATGTGGGCGTCTATTTCCGATTTGAAACCCATGGTGAACACAATTGTGATGTGATGGTCATCAGTGATTATGAACAAGGTTATCAGCAGGTGGCTGATATTGTCTACAAACAACCGAGTGGCACACTGGATAACGGCGTTGAAAGTGTCTGGGATATGACCTTGCACAGTCAAATGGTGGAATCTTCGGTACAAGTACAAGATTATAACTACCGAGATGCGCAGGCGAACTTACTCGGTGAAGTTAACAGCCAACTGAAAGATAACACCACTTATGGCACTGATTACCGTTATGATGAGCACTATAAAGGATTAAATAGTAATGGTAGTCATGCCAATAACAATGATATAAATAATTACAACAGTAATAATGATGACGATATTGATAGTGACATAAATAATCATGATGACGATGATGAAAACAGTGGTGATATCGATACCGATGATAGTCAAGGCAGTAACGGCAATAATAACGATAATAGTCGCGATAACAACAGTGATATTAGCACTAACTCTGGTAACACGGGTAATGGTGTTGAAAGTGGTGAATGGTATGCCCGCATTCGCCATGAACACGCCATTAGCCGTCAAATCCTTATCCGGGGTAAAAGCAATCAGGCCAATTTAGCTCCGGGTCAACATATCCGCATCAAAGGTAGCATGATTGCTGGAATAGATGAAGGCATAATGATATTAACGGTGCAAGGTCAGGGAAACCGCAGTGATGCTTATGAACTGACTTTTACCGCGATACCTTACCAGCCATTAAAACCTTACCGCCCAGAGCCTATCCCTTTCCCAACCATTGATGGCACCTTACCGGCACGGGTAACCAGTCCGGATAATGACACCTATGGTTATATTGATACACAAGGGCGCTATCGGGTTAAATTTAACTTTGACTTAAAAGAGTGGCGAAACGGTGAAGAGAGCTTATGGCTAAGGCTGGCTAAACCGTATGCCGGCAGTACCTATGGTTTTCACTTTCCACTGATTGACGGCACAGAAGTTGCGGTTGCCTTTACTAACGGTAATCCGGACCGACCTTATATTGCACATGCAATGCATGACAGTCAACACCCTGACCATGTGACCACCATAAACAAACACCGTAATGTAATTCGCACACCGGCGAACAATAAGTTACGGATGGATGATAAACGCGGACAAGAGCACATCAAGTTAGCGACCGAATACGGTAAAACCCAGCTTAACATTGGGCATTTAGTTGACCAAAACAAAACCCAGCGAGGTGAAGGGTTTGAACTGCGCACCGATGAGTGGGGAGCAATTGCTGCCAATAAAGGCTTATACCTGACCAGTCAGACTGAACCTAAAGCACAAGGTAAACAGCTTGATATGCAAGCTGCCATTACCCAGCTTGAAAATGCACTATCAATTGCCAAAGCACTGCAAAATGCAGCAACCGCCTCTGAAGCTCATGGTGCGGACACTGACAGTCAAGAGCAACTTAAAACAACATTAACCCAATTAGCCCAAAGTGGCATTCTTGCTTATGCACAAGAAGGCATTGCTTTAACCAGTCCTGAAAACATCCAACTGTCAACGTCAAACAGTGTATCGGTGACCAGTGAAAACCAAACTGACATCAATGCGTTAAAAAATATTACCGTCTCATCCGGTGAATCCATCGGTCTATTTGCCCATAAATCAGGAATGAAAGTCTTTGCCAACCAAGGTGATATTGAGGTGCAGGCACAAAATGCCAACCTGAATATGGCCGCCAAGCAAGATATTAAAATAGACAGTGTCGATGGTGAACTGACGGTTACCGCAAGTGAAGAGCTGACGTTAATGTGTGGTGGTTCATACATCAAAATTAGCAGTGCGGGAATTGAACTGGGTACAAATAATAACGTTTACTTGAAATGCAATGCGATGAACAAGATGGGGCCAGCAACTCAAAACAGAACGATAACATTAAAATCAAGTGAGCTGAATGTTAAACACTGTGCAGAAACGGATTAA
- a CDS encoding DUF6708 domain-containing protein — MPSKYRPQIVGWFGDLDKGPYSLPLHDDRLIYANNNYCAFIRKERNDQIFYTCLYFVAIILLSILIVGMVIFIFGFDHELTLIGIIGFITCSFGLYLIIPEFYQNAFSRLGSPIIFNRKTSKVYVNESYFFNFKVLRHPKVFLQPKKRRIQEYDWNDMHGVIIHNFSRNALTSTVLMVCQPGTNQVIDHVMLDPARAATGRMFVWGWINSFMVNYNSADIDDGEYKTDEEAKFKEDMIEGEGWPEWMVEAFNATSLEELATIKQKYNIKP, encoded by the coding sequence ATGCCATCTAAATACCGCCCCCAGATCGTTGGTTGGTTTGGCGACCTAGATAAAGGTCCTTATAGCCTACCACTGCATGATGATCGCTTAATTTATGCGAATAATAACTATTGTGCCTTTATTCGCAAGGAACGTAATGATCAGATTTTTTATACATGTCTCTATTTTGTTGCGATTATTTTGTTGAGTATATTAATTGTAGGTATGGTTATATTTATTTTTGGATTTGATCACGAATTGACACTAATTGGAATAATTGGTTTTATTACTTGTAGTTTTGGTTTATATCTAATTATTCCTGAATTCTATCAAAATGCATTTTCACGTCTTGGAAGTCCCATAATATTTAATCGTAAGACGAGTAAAGTGTATGTTAATGAAAGTTACTTTTTTAACTTTAAAGTATTACGGCACCCAAAAGTATTTTTACAACCGAAAAAGCGCCGCATACAAGAGTATGATTGGAATGATATGCATGGCGTAATTATCCATAATTTTTCACGTAATGCTTTAACCTCAACGGTATTAATGGTATGTCAACCCGGTACAAATCAGGTTATTGACCATGTTATGTTAGATCCTGCACGAGCAGCAACAGGTAGAATGTTTGTCTGGGGTTGGATCAATAGTTTTATGGTGAATTATAACTCAGCCGATATAGATGACGGCGAATACAAAACAGATGAAGAGGCAAAATTCAAAGAGGATATGATAGAAGGTGAGGGTTGGCCAGAATGGATGGTGGAAGCTTTTAATGCCACATCACTTGAAGAGTTAGCTACAATTAAACAAAAATATAATATCAAGCCATAA
- a CDS encoding DUF6708 domain-containing protein, with product MPSKYRPQILGWFGDLDKGPYGLPLHDDRLIFANDNYCAFIRKEHSDQIFYTCLYFVCIILGIILTLGMVLLIFGFDHELTLIGIIGFITSCFALNYAIPEFYQNAFSRLGSPIIFNRKTGKVYVNESYFFNFKILRHPKVFLQPKKRRIQEYDWNDMHGVIIHNFSRNALSSTVLMVCQPGTHQVIDHVMLDPAQPGAGSFHVWCWINSFMVNYESANIDDGEYKTDEEAKFKQDMIEGEGWPEWMVEAFNATSLEELAAIKQKYNIK from the coding sequence ATGCCGTCAAAATACCGTCCCCAGATCTTAGGTTGGTTTGGAGACCTAGATAAAGGTCCTTATGGCCTACCATTGCATGATGATCGCTTAATTTTTGCCAATGATAACTATTGTGCATTTATTCGTAAGGAACATAGCGATCAAATTTTTTATACATGTCTCTATTTTGTTTGTATTATTTTAGGAATTATTCTAACTCTAGGTATGGTTTTGTTGATTTTTGGATTTGATCACGAACTAACATTAATTGGAATAATTGGTTTTATTACTAGCTGTTTTGCTTTAAATTATGCAATTCCTGAATTCTATCAAAATGCATTTTCACGCCTTGGAAGTCCCATTATATTTAATCGTAAAACGGGTAAAGTGTATGTTAATGAAAGTTACTTTTTTAACTTTAAAATATTACGACATCCAAAAGTATTTTTACAACCGAAAAAACGTCGCATACAAGAGTATGATTGGAATGATATGCATGGCGTAATTATCCATAATTTTTCACGTAATGCTTTATCCTCAACGGTATTAATGGTATGTCAACCCGGCACACATCAGGTTATTGACCATGTTATGTTAGATCCGGCTCAACCCGGAGCAGGTAGTTTTCATGTTTGGTGTTGGATTAACAGTTTTATGGTGAATTATGAATCAGCCAATATAGATGACGGCGAATACAAGACAGATGAAGAAGCAAAATTCAAACAGGATATGATAGAAGGTGAAGGTTGGCCAGAATGGATGGTAGAAGCCTTTAATGCCACATCACTTGAAGAGTTAGCTGCCATTAAACAAAAATATAATATTAAATAA
- a CDS encoding DUF6708 domain-containing protein, translating into MPSKYRPQIFGWFGDLDKGPYSIPLHDRRLIFANDNYCALIRQRRNDQIFYTCLYFVCIIGMNIIIVGMVMFIFGFDHELTLIGIIGFITCSFGLYLIIPEFYQNAFSRRGSPIIFNRKTGKVYVNESYFFNFKILRHPKVFLQPKKRRIQEYDWNDMHGVIIHNFSRNALSSTVLMVCQPGTHQVIDHVMLDPARAGTGSTFVWEWINSFMIYYKSADIDDGEYKTDEEAKFKQDMIEGEGWPEWMVEAFNATSLEELAAIKQKYNIK; encoded by the coding sequence ATGCCGTCAAAATACCGTCCCCAGATCTTTGGTTGGTTTGGCGACCTAGATAAAGGTCCTTATAGCATACCACTACATGACCGCCGTTTAATTTTTGCCAATGATAACTATTGTGCACTTATTCGTCAGCGACGAAATGATCAGATTTTTTATACATGTCTTTATTTTGTTTGTATTATTGGGATGAATATTATAATTGTTGGTATGGTTATGTTTATTTTTGGATTTGATCACGAACTAACACTAATTGGAATAATTGGTTTTATTACTTGTAGTTTTGGTTTATATCTAATTATTCCTGAATTCTACCAGAATGCATTTTCACGCCGCGGTAGTCCCATCATATTTAATCGTAAAACGGGTAAAGTGTATGTTAATGAAAGTTACTTTTTTAACTTTAAAATATTACGGCACCCAAAAGTATTTTTACAACCGAAAAAACGCCGCATACAAGAGTATGATTGGAATGATATGCATGGTGTAATTATCCATAACTTTTCACGTAATGCTTTATCCTCAACGGTATTAATGGTATGTCAACCCGGCACACATCAGGTTATTGACCATGTTATGTTAGATCCTGCACGCGCTGGTACAGGTAGTACCTTTGTTTGGGAATGGATCAATAGTTTTATGATTTACTATAAATCAGCCGATATAGATGACGGCGAATACAAGACAGATGAAGAAGCAAAATTCAAACAGGATATGATAGAGGGTGAAGGATGGCCAGAATGGATGGTGGAAGCCTTTAATGCCACATCACTTGAAGAGTTAGCTGCCATTAAACAAAAATATAATATTAAATAA
- a CDS encoding DUF6708 domain-containing protein, with protein sequence MPSKYRPQIFGWFGDLDKGPYSLSLHDRRLIYANNNYCAFIRQERNDQIFYTCLYFVCIILGIILTIGMVLLIFGFDHELTLIGIIGFITSCFALNYAIPEFYQNAFSRRGSPIIFNRKTGKVYVNESYFFNFKILRHPKVFLQPKKRRIQEYDWNDMHGVIIHNFSRNALTSTVLMVCQPGTNQVIDHVMLDPARAGTGSTFVWEWINSFMVYYKSADIDDGEYKTDEEAKFKQDMIEGEGWPEWMVEAFNATSLEELAAIKHKYNIKP encoded by the coding sequence ATGCCATCAAAATACCGCCCCCAGATCTTTGGTTGGTTTGGCGACCTAGATAAAGGTCCTTATAGCCTATCATTACATGACCGTCGGTTAATTTATGCCAATAATAACTATTGTGCATTTATTCGCCAAGAACGTAATGATCAGATTTTTTATACATGTCTCTATTTTGTTTGTATTATTTTAGGAATTATTCTAACTATAGGTATGGTTTTGTTGATTTTTGGATTTGATCACGAACTAACATTAATTGGAATAATTGGTTTTATTACTAGCTGTTTTGCTTTAAATTATGCAATTCCTGAGTTCTACCAGAATGCATTTTCACGCCGCGGTAGTCCAATTATATTTAATCGTAAAACGGGTAAAGTGTATGTTAATGAAAGTTACTTTTTTAACTTTAAAATATTACGACACCCAAAAGTATTTTTACAACCGAAAAAACGTCGCATACAAGAGTATGATTGGAATGATATGCATGGCGTAATTATCCATAATTTTTCACGTAATGCCTTAACCTCAACGGTGTTAATGGTATGTCAACCCGGTACAAATCAGGTTATTGACCATGTTATGTTAGATCCTGCACGCGCTGGTACAGGTAGTACCTTTGTTTGGGAATGGATCAATAGTTTTATGGTTTACTATAAATCAGCCGATATAGATGACGGCGAATACAAGACGGATGAAGAGGCAAAATTCAAACAGGATATGATAGAAGGTGAAGGTTGGCCAGAATGGATGGTGGAAGCCTTTAATGCCACATCACTTGAAGAGTTAGCTGCCATTAAACATAAATATAATATCAAACCATAA
- a CDS encoding DUF6708 domain-containing protein yields the protein MPSKYRPQIVGWFGDLDKGPYSLPLHDRRLIYANDNYCAFIRKEHSDQIFYTCIFFIAIILLIGTIIGCLWLAVLHDNSKIEFVDLVVIACFFTSLFALNYAIPEFYQNAFSRLGSPIIFNRKTGKVYVNESYFFNFKILRHPKVFLQPKKRRIQEYDWNDMHGVIIHNFSRNALISTVLMVCEPGTHQVIDHVMLDPAQPGAGSFHVWCWINSFMVNYESADIDDGEYKTDEEAKFKEDMIEGEGWPEWMVEAFNATSLEELATIKQKYNIKP from the coding sequence ATGCCATCAAAATATCGCCCCCAGATCGTTGGTTGGTTTGGCGACCTAGATAAAGGTCCTTATAGCCTACCACTGCATGACCGTCGTTTAATTTATGCCAATGATAACTATTGTGCATTTATTCGTAAGGAACATAGTGATCAGATTTTTTATACTTGTATCTTTTTTATTGCCATTATTTTGTTGATTGGAACTATCATAGGATGTCTTTGGCTAGCGGTTCTACATGATAATTCTAAAATAGAGTTTGTTGATCTGGTTGTTATAGCCTGTTTTTTTACTAGCCTTTTTGCTTTAAATTATGCAATTCCTGAATTCTACCAAAATGCATTTTCACGCCTTGGTAGTCCCATAATATTTAATCGTAAGACGGGTAAAGTGTATGTTAATGAAAGTTACTTTTTTAACTTTAAAATATTACGGCACCCAAAAGTATTTTTGCAACCGAAAAAACGTCGCATACAAGAGTATGATTGGAATGATATGCATGGTGTAATTATCCATAATTTTTCACGTAATGCTTTAATTTCAACGGTATTAATGGTTTGTGAACCCGGCACACATCAGGTTATTGACCATGTTATGTTAGATCCGGCTCAACCCGGAGCAGGTAGTTTTCATGTCTGGTGTTGGATTAACAGTTTTATGGTGAATTATGAATCAGCCGATATAGATGACGGCGAATACAAGACAGATGAAGAAGCAAAATTCAAAGAGGATATGATAGAAGGTGAAGGTTGGCCAGAATGGATGGTGGAAGCCTTTAATGCCACATCACTTGAAGAGTTAGCTACAATTAAACAAAAATATAATATCAAGCCATAA
- a CDS encoding toxin VasX, whose amino-acid sequence MKKTENIAKENQNEAKGNCLACGRVGIPVFLLRQAVVKTQSLLTKSIDPIYQELADYTKSLDFNNRKPEIELEYYSYVLRTLRDGYVYVMHQLDDDINSRIFHVYECIEGALRLKKLYELTNTQPRPISKACKNAYHTIPASFINLEEHYTYAWVAYTSQPWSEKTINDYLKQQDSKILSRFTKINIKQFKDSPAEATGNRSVPFKDIFGSNYQESNNDDSKVLEFRFGDKGLNNFKSVHPFISLKSQKQKYAIHVSQLYNGDKPISCGVVLEDTFGIAQELNSQRLSQLHIFTNQEDNKDNQKSNLNDQQCDVVSLKDATQVYQKRGEQLYKSVNPILKKRFKYYQPDMFKKRTILQLIENYRTSVENAYDTEIARLQEWYDYIKDIDAAYDSGNDIFYKAQNDIAKAESEKAEKIKKINEQLNNKKIDSFKGELETAFADIEKYYQEWSQDYFTYVRWLFGNAQFVSKYSKIKPTTFNQAPFWQQEFDFSTNIKALSYTKEVLQILLDSTHAEVRLDEDNALWDELLSNPNSIFYVIEHQNNQGIDIDAPAFVNLDNNTSLKWRDVISNSTGLVLAYNTYQAEKTQNTQTDKEKELQKAKERVELDIEKKRQEINAKQEELNNNRKYNPQEHTKLQKIRDQKIKELKQLNEHLASINHQLAEMAEGNSVMTDVGKNRYLHQQALKKYSILRTHKQFQPIEPRLKQLDSLAYLSDIGAYPVEFTKKVRPEKIRQVYALLTQLQGSFFRENSLTGPEIAFLEKFDVTDAKYDVGVKKTTTQTLKFTLCFPDEVSKGLVVGFLKNKEIVNPNDFKNFLAKKMPDYVTLVNRQAVLEGKIDITNRQKSSNDEAIHQSNQNKRDDRTREREIKKETEAMNQKENEKIKIEQNQSTYEQAKLTRQNVKAARLNYTVNAVMGVITMLNILDNIKALEKIEEGKTQKQKQLQLAIDLSSLALLSVDTVAIYQNIKLEMQLLKAMRSTAAKALVPEIERLLESNKMISRCIAGAFAFITVMEALGELKSAFGMWNMEDKSYFIYRVIGAFILGIGAVFLLASSTLAIGGGVILLLMGIYLIALSKKYDNFTPIDHWLNRCYFGLQEEFAYLGYEAYHEEQNSFVGFGHSVNDYLVAISGIDTFMIFKKPSLYNGMKLYHRHIYFYLQYLDYTSNSNKSLQASVRLFGKNDQSNADFIEFNFNINSTKINKNPAPNDNILIHTNEDKDKETLKIRDYVTSQKSYFVERYENKSFKTIINRKAIWQSNFDDIEKVELKSSTPNQPKSDLTAITWVAGTFACDLVKSYQINIYTDTTDCNEIPLIINRDSNKFHDE is encoded by the coding sequence ATGAAAAAAACAGAAAACATTGCTAAAGAAAATCAAAACGAAGCGAAAGGAAATTGCCTTGCTTGTGGTCGAGTCGGAATTCCGGTATTTTTACTGCGTCAAGCGGTTGTAAAAACTCAATCTTTGTTAACTAAAAGCATTGACCCCATTTATCAAGAATTAGCCGATTACACTAAAAGCTTAGATTTTAACAATCGCAAACCAGAAATAGAATTAGAGTATTATAGCTATGTACTTCGTACTTTGCGTGACGGTTATGTCTACGTTATGCATCAACTTGACGATGATATTAATAGCCGAATATTTCATGTCTATGAATGTATTGAAGGCGCACTTAGATTAAAAAAACTTTATGAATTGACCAATACCCAGCCAAGGCCGATATCAAAAGCATGCAAAAATGCCTATCATACCATTCCAGCATCATTCATTAATCTTGAAGAACATTATACTTATGCATGGGTGGCTTACACTTCGCAACCTTGGAGCGAAAAAACAATCAATGATTATTTAAAGCAACAAGATAGCAAAATATTATCCCGTTTTACAAAAATTAATATAAAACAATTTAAAGACTCACCAGCCGAAGCAACAGGTAATCGTTCTGTACCATTTAAAGATATTTTTGGTAGTAATTATCAAGAATCTAATAATGACGACAGCAAAGTATTGGAGTTTCGTTTTGGTGATAAAGGCCTTAATAATTTTAAATCGGTACATCCTTTTATAAGTTTAAAAAGTCAGAAACAAAAATATGCTATACATGTCAGTCAACTATATAACGGGGATAAACCGATATCTTGTGGTGTTGTATTAGAAGATACATTTGGCATTGCTCAAGAACTCAACTCGCAACGATTATCACAACTGCATATTTTTACTAATCAAGAAGACAATAAGGATAACCAAAAAAGTAATCTGAATGACCAACAATGTGATGTCGTTTCTCTAAAAGATGCAACACAGGTTTATCAAAAACGTGGTGAACAACTGTATAAAAGTGTTAATCCTATTTTAAAAAAACGGTTTAAGTATTATCAGCCAGATATGTTTAAAAAACGCACTATTCTACAGCTTATTGAGAACTATCGTACTTCAGTTGAAAATGCTTACGACACTGAAATTGCCCGGTTACAAGAATGGTATGACTATATAAAAGATATTGACGCTGCATATGATTCAGGTAATGATATTTTTTATAAAGCACAAAATGACATTGCCAAAGCCGAATCAGAGAAGGCCGAAAAAATAAAAAAAATAAATGAACAGCTTAATAATAAAAAAATTGATTCTTTCAAAGGTGAATTAGAAACCGCTTTTGCTGATATTGAAAAATATTATCAAGAATGGTCGCAAGACTATTTTACTTATGTGCGTTGGTTATTTGGTAATGCACAATTTGTTTCAAAATACAGTAAAATAAAGCCGACAACGTTCAATCAAGCGCCTTTTTGGCAACAAGAATTTGATTTTTCTACCAATATCAAAGCTCTCAGCTATACAAAAGAAGTTTTGCAAATCCTGCTTGATTCTACCCATGCGGAAGTCCGTCTTGATGAAGATAACGCCCTTTGGGACGAATTACTGAGTAACCCTAATAGTATTTTTTATGTAATTGAACATCAGAATAATCAAGGGATTGATATTGATGCGCCAGCATTTGTCAATTTAGATAATAATACATCACTAAAATGGCGCGATGTAATCAGTAATTCAACGGGTTTGGTTTTAGCTTATAACACTTATCAGGCTGAAAAGACTCAAAACACCCAAACCGACAAAGAAAAGGAACTACAAAAAGCGAAAGAGCGTGTTGAACTTGATATTGAAAAAAAACGGCAAGAGATCAACGCTAAACAAGAAGAGTTAAACAACAATCGAAAATATAATCCACAAGAGCATACAAAGCTACAAAAAATAAGAGATCAAAAAATTAAAGAACTCAAACAATTAAATGAACATTTAGCATCAATCAACCACCAACTTGCTGAGATGGCAGAAGGGAACAGTGTAATGACAGATGTAGGAAAAAATCGATACCTGCATCAACAAGCACTAAAAAAATACTCAATCTTAAGAACACATAAACAATTCCAACCTATTGAGCCACGTTTAAAACAGCTTGATTCGCTAGCTTACTTAAGTGACATTGGTGCCTATCCGGTTGAGTTTACTAAAAAAGTTAGACCGGAAAAGATTCGACAAGTTTATGCATTATTGACTCAATTACAAGGAAGTTTTTTCCGCGAAAACAGTTTGACCGGTCCAGAAATTGCTTTTTTAGAAAAATTTGATGTGACAGATGCAAAATATGATGTCGGTGTAAAAAAAACAACAACCCAAACACTTAAATTTACGCTTTGTTTTCCTGATGAAGTCAGTAAAGGCTTAGTTGTTGGTTTTTTGAAAAATAAAGAGATTGTCAATCCAAATGATTTTAAGAATTTTTTAGCAAAAAAAATGCCTGATTATGTCACGTTAGTCAATCGGCAAGCTGTGTTAGAAGGCAAAATTGATATTACCAATCGGCAGAAATCTTCCAATGATGAAGCGATTCACCAATCAAACCAAAATAAAAGGGATGATAGAACTCGTGAACGTGAAATAAAAAAAGAAACTGAAGCGATGAATCAAAAAGAAAACGAAAAAATAAAGATTGAACAAAATCAATCGACATATGAACAAGCAAAACTAACTAGACAAAATGTGAAAGCCGCTAGACTTAACTATACTGTTAATGCGGTAATGGGCGTTATCACCATGTTAAATATTTTAGATAACATTAAAGCATTGGAAAAAATTGAAGAGGGCAAAACTCAAAAACAGAAACAACTTCAACTAGCCATCGACTTAAGCTCATTAGCGTTACTTAGTGTCGATACCGTTGCCATATATCAAAACATAAAACTGGAAATGCAATTGTTAAAAGCCATGCGATCAACCGCTGCCAAAGCATTAGTACCTGAAATTGAAAGACTCTTAGAGTCAAATAAAATGATCTCCAGATGCATCGCAGGAGCTTTTGCCTTTATAACTGTAATGGAAGCGTTAGGTGAATTGAAAAGTGCTTTCGGTATGTGGAATATGGAAGATAAAAGTTATTTTATTTATAGAGTTATAGGTGCTTTCATCTTAGGTATTGGGGCTGTTTTTTTATTGGCTTCTTCAACTTTAGCTATAGGTGGAGGCGTAATATTATTATTAATGGGAATATATCTAATTGCTTTGAGTAAAAAATATGACAATTTTACCCCTATCGATCACTGGCTAAATCGCTGTTATTTTGGATTGCAAGAAGAGTTTGCCTATTTAGGGTATGAAGCCTATCACGAAGAACAAAATTCCTTTGTTGGTTTTGGTCATTCGGTTAATGATTACTTGGTTGCAATTTCAGGCATTGATACATTTATGATATTTAAAAAACCAAGTTTATATAATGGAATGAAGCTATATCATAGACATATCTATTTTTATTTGCAATACCTAGATTACACATCTAATTCCAACAAATCTTTGCAGGCATCGGTTCGTTTATTTGGCAAAAATGACCAAAGCAATGCCGATTTTATTGAATTCAACTTTAATATCAACTCCACCAAAATAAATAAGAACCCTGCACCAAATGACAATATCCTAATCCACACAAATGAAGATAAAGATAAAGAAACTTTAAAAATTAGAGACTATGTTACCTCCCAAAAAAGTTATTTTGTTGAACGTTATGAAAATAAAAGCTTTAAAACGATTATAAACCGTAAAGCGATATGGCAATCCAATTTTGATGATATTGAAAAAGTCGAATTGAAAAGTTCAACCCCTAACCAGCCAAAGAGTGACTTAACGGCAATCACATGGGTAGCAGGCACATTCGCTTGTGATCTGGTAAAAAGTTATCAAATCAATATCTACACTGATACCACAGATTGTAACGAAATCCCATTGATAATTAACCGAGATAGTAATAAATTTCACGATGAGTAA